The Rhodothermia bacterium genome segment TTGAAGGCTCAAAGGAAAAAAATCCTTTTATGAGGATTAAAGTACGCCTCCATTTTTTACCCACCGTTTAACGTCTGCTATGCCTATCTCTCATGAACAAGTGCAAAAGGCCCAACCATTAGCGGCGGCATTTTTCAACCGACATCCGCTTGAAGTTGCACCGGATTTGATTGGGAAAACGGTGGTCTTTTGGTCGCCAGAGGATGTGTTGCTTGCCGGAAGAATTGTAGAGACAGAAGCCTATCGTTGGGATGAGGCGGGTTGTCATGCGTGGAAAAATGTACATCCAGATGGAAAATTGCGAGATCCAAGCCTCATCTCGGCGGCTCTTTTTGACCGTCCCGGAACGAGTTATGTATATATCAGCTATGGCCTACATTGGATGCTCAATGTGGTTTGTGAGCCGGAGGGTATCGGGGGCGGCGTCTTGATTCGGGCTATTGAACCTGTTTTGGGCGTAGCGGCAATGCAGAAAAACCGAGTTGGCGTCAAAAATCCGAAAGATTTGACTAATGGGCCGGGTAAGTTGTGTCAAGCCTTAGGTATAAATGTTTCGCATCATCGTAAATCCCTTCAAGAAAAACCTTTGATACTTGCGGAAAGTTTAGACGAAGTAGCGCCACACATTGGGCATTCTACGCGGATTGGCTTGGCAAAAGGCATGGGAGACGACTTGCCTTGGCGCTTTTTTGAGACCCAAAGCCGCTTTGTGAGCAAAGGCAAGGTGAGCCACTTTTAAGGTGAAATGGCCGTACAAAACCATTGTTTTTTCGTGGTGCATTAAACATTACCACGTTGTAAAGTGGTTATCTTAAACGTTTCAACCATAAAACAACCAAAGTTTCATGCCGGCTCCTATAAAGACTTCCGAACAAATTCGACAAGCGTTTTTGGATTTTTTCGCCTCTAAAGACCACCTCATTGTCCCCAGTGCGCCCTTGGTTCCGAAGGACGACAATACCCTCATGTTCATCAATTCTGGTATGGCGCCTTTTAAGAAGAGTTTCTTGGGCACGGAAAACCCACCATCGTCGCGTGTGGCGGATACGCAGAAATGCTTACGGGTTTCCGGAAAACACAATGACTTGGAGGAAGTAGGGGTGGATACTTATCACCACACTTTGTTCGAGATGTTGGGGAATTGGTCTTTCGGCGACTATTTCAAGGAAGAAGCCATTGCATGGTCTTGGGAATTGCTCACCGAAGTTTGGGGGCTGGAGCCAGATCGCCTCTATGTGACGATCCACGAAGGAGAAGCCAAGTGGGGCTTGGAGGAAGACTTGGAGGCGCGTGAAATATGGAAAAAACAAAAAGGACTTAATCCAAACCACATCCTTTTAGGCTCCACCAAAGACAATTTTTGGATGATGGGGGATACTGGGCCTTGTGGGCCTTGTTCCGAAATTCACTATGATGGTCGGAGCGATGAAGAGCGCCGCGCCATTCTGGGCGAGACCTTAGTGAACAACGACGATCCTCGTGTGGTGGAAATCTGGAACAACGTTTTTATCCAATACAATGCCCTGCCGGATGGCAACCTCGAAAAGCTCAAAAACCGTTTTGTGGATACGGGCATGGGGTTTGAACGTATTGTCCGAACGATCCAAGGGAAAGACTCTAACTACGATACCGATATCTTTGCCCCACTTTTTGCAAAACTCTCGGCACTCTCGCCCCGAACAGAAATCCTTGGCTACGACCAAATTGAAGGGATAACGGCAGATGAGCGTGAGCGCATCAGAATTGCCATGCGGGTGATTGTGGATCATATCCGTACTATTTCGTTTGCGATTGCAGATGGCGCATCCCCCGGAAACGATGGACGTGGGTATGTGATTCGCCGGATTTTGCGTCGTGCGGTACGCTATGGCTACCAGACGTTGGGCTTTAGGACGGCTTTTATGTGGCAATTGGTGGAGGCCTTGGTACAGAAAATGGGCACAGCCTTCCCCGAAATCGTGCAGCAACGGGCTTTTATAGAACGGATTATTAAAGGTGAAGAGGAATCTTTTTTGCGCACGCTTAAGACAGGGATTGACCTTTTTCAGCAAACCGCAGACCGCGACGGAAAGATAACGGGCGAGGCTGCATTCCTCCTGCACGATACATTTGGTTTCCCGATTGACCTGACCGAATTGATGGCACGCGAGGCCGGATTGGCCGTAGATAAAGCGGGTTTTGATGCCGAGATGCAACAACAAAAAGACCGGGCACGGGCTGCTGCCAAGTTTAAGGTGGATCAATCCAAGGTGGATGTCTGGCAACTTATAGGCGAGGACGCCCCCGATGAATTTGTGGGATATGACCAATTATCGGTTCCGAATACCAAAATAAAGGCCATGAAAACCACAAAAGATACTGCTGGTAATCCCTTATATTATATTGCCTTAGTACAAACACCGTTCTATGCGGAATCCGGTGGACAAGTGGGAGACACAGGTACGCTTACGGTGAATGGCGAAATAGTGCAAGTTTTGGATACCATTAAGTTGGATGGCCGAATTGCGCACCTCGTGGATCGGTTGCCCGAACATGCGGATGCGCCCGTAAATGCAGTGGTGGATGCCGAACGACGGGGCCGCATTGCCGGACACCATACCGCCACACACCTGCTTCACTTGGCCTTGCGCGACCAATTGGGGGCGCACGTTCAACAAAAAGGCTCGCTCGTAGCACCAGACCGCTTGCGCTTTGACTTTAGCCACTTCGAGAAGGTGACAGATGCTCAACTCCGGAGTCTCGAAACCCAAATTAATGCGTTGATTCGGGAAAACCTGCCGCTACAAGAAGAACGCCAAGTCCCCATTTCCGAAGCACAAGCACGAGGGGCGATGGCCCTCTTTGGCGAAAAATATGGCGACGAGGTACGGGTCATTACATTTGGCAAATCCGTAGAACTCTGTGGCGGGACGCATGTGGATGCCACCGGAAAAATTGGGATGTTTCGCTTTGTTTCTGAAGGCTCCGTTGCATCTGGCATTCGTCGGATAGAAGCCTTGGTGGGAGAGGCCGCACTTGCTTTGGTTCAATCGGAATTGGCGGAGTTAGACGCCATTCGGGGCTTACTAAAGTCCAAAGGATCGGTGGCGGATGAGGTCGCTGCTTTGCAAGAAAGCCTGAAAACCGCTGAAAAAGCAACCGCTGCGCTGAAACTGCAAGGCTTGGCTGCCCAGTTGGAGGCACTTGTGACCAAGGCCATCGAGGTAAAAGGGATGCGGTTGGTAACGGGCAAGATCGAAGGTGCTGATGGGAAAACATTGGGTGAGTTGGCACAATTGCTACGGGATAAATTGGGGAACAATGCCGTATCGGTAATTGGTGCGCATGATAGCGAAAAGGTTTTTCTGGCCGCAACGGTCTCGGATGATCTGGTCAAACAAGGTCTCCAAGCCGGAAAACTCATTGGACAAGTGGCCAAACAAGTTGGCGGTGGTGGTGGTGGACGTCCGCAGTTGGCAACAGCAGGTGGTAAACAGCCAGAGAAGCTCGATGGTGCGCTTGCTACCGTATCGGAATTGCTGTAAGAACTTGTTTTTTGATGATGATCGGCAATTGATCGTTTTGGTGTAAAATTGCTGAAGTTCCATATTGGTTGCCGTGCCAAAACGTACCAAATACGTCTTGAACGTAAGATCGTTTTTTTTCTTGGCGGCGACTCTTTTAAATTATTCTTGGTGAACATCACGTGCGCAAGATCATTTGTTCCAGCGTAGCTGCAGGCCAATTTTTACCGTAAACAAAGCATTTACAGGTGTTTTTCCTTATTTAACCCGTCAGTCATCGTGAATACCCATATATATGATAAACTCTTAGCGATTCGGGCCGAAAAAGGAACTGGATTTATTGTTTTAATTGATCCAGATGCCTTACCACCCGAAAGAATGTTGCAGTTCTTACAGGATTGTGAAGCCGCTGGAACGGATGCCCTTTTTTTGGGAGGTAGCCTTATGCACGTCCCTTGGATGGATCGGTATGTCCAGATGCTCAAACAACATACCTCTTTGCCGATTATTGGTTTTCCGGGATCACTCACTCAGATTTCGGGGCATTTGGATGCAATGCTTTACCTTTCCGTCATTAGCGGGCGGAATCCCGACTATCTTTTTGGTCAGCATGTTTATGCCGCGCCTATTTTGCGCAAATTAGGTTTGGAGGCCATCTCTACGGGATACATGCTCATTGAAAGTGGCGCTTTAACCTCGGCACAATACATGAGCAATTCCATGCCATTGCCCCGAAAAAAAACCAATATTGCCGTTGCAACGGCGCTTGCTGCCGAAATGATGGGCATGAAACTCTTAATGACCGATGCAGGATCGGGCGCAGACGATCAGGTTCCTGTCGAGATGGTAAGCGGCATTGCGGCCTCTGTTTCGATCCCGCTTTGTGTGGGCGGTGGCATACGGACGCCGAAAATGGCAGAATCGCGGGCAATCGCGGGAGCCTCTTTCATTGTGGTTGGCAATGCCTTTGAAGACCGAGCAGACCCATCGTTCATCGCAGAAATGGCTATTGCAACACACGAGGGTGGCCGAAAGCGGCTGCTTCAGACGGTTTAACCCTTTATGTTATCGGGCGTTTTCACCAAATCAATGACCAAAATAGGGGCAATTTGGTTGCTCGTGGGTATTGCAATTGGCCTACGTACCTTTTTTAGCACAACGGGAATGGCTTCGGGGGATGGTGTTTATTATTTAGAAGCAGCGCAAAACTTATTATTGGATCAAAAATTCCGGATCACAACATTGGGTATTGGCCAAACCTTACCGACAGATGGATACGACCCTTTCACTCTTTGGCCCATCGGTTATCCTACCTTAATAGCTGTTTCCGCCTTTCTGACGGGCCTTCCTGTTTTTTGGGCTTCCAAACTTTTGGGATGGATTCTTGCAGGTTTTTCGCTCTGGGGTTTTCGGCGATTGGCTCCAGACGAGTCCTCAACCTTAAGTGGGACATTGCTTTTTGCGACGCCATTACTACTTTTTTCGTCCACGATGAGTGAACCGGCTTTTCTGACGACACTCATCTGGTTTGTGTATTGGATACACCAATTTATCCAGACGCAACACAAAAAAGCACTGTTTTGGGTGCTGATGTGTGCCATTTTGCTATTTTTATTTCGGTATGTAGGTATTTTTGCGGGCTTGGTGTTGCTTCAGGTGTTATGGAAAATGCGACGTGATCACGCCCCAAACTTCAGGTCTTTATGGGCGGTGGTGTTTATCTGGAGTGGGTTGGTTTTGGGCTATGCCATTTGGAACCATTCACGGTCTGGGGCTTTCTCCGGCATGAATCGCTACACTGGTATTCCACCAGAGACCATACAAGTACTCCTTTCTTGGCTGAAAGGATTTGGTGTGGTTTTTTTACCTTTGGTTACTGACCGAATACAAGGAGCCATGTTTTTGTTTTTGGTTGGCTTACAAATTGTTATTATGGGATTTTCTTTTAGAAGTCCATCTCTCAAGCAGCCTCATCATACAGCACCAAGTCCCATACGGAGTGAGGCGACTTTGGTACATTTGTTGTTCAGCACAGGATTACTTTACCTGGTGGTCATGACGGTGGCGCGGTGGAATCACGTACTTTGGCTCCAGCAATACAGTTTCTATATGGAGCTTTTTGCCCCTGTTTTTTGGCTATGGATACCCGCCATCCTCCTCAAAGTCCGCTGTTATCCACGATGGTACTCGCGGGTGAAAAAAGCCTTCTGGGCAACGGCTATCACTTCCTTCCTGATTTATGCACCTTTGTGGGCCATCAAGCAGGTCTATGAAAACAACCAGTCTTACCCAACTGCCGCTGAATGGGCACTCAACTCGGCAAAAGACCTGCCGAAAGGCAGTGTTGTATTGTTCGGAGATGCCCACTTGAACTACCTCCGGCCCGATTTAATCCGGCTTGAGCCTCCTTCAAAACCGTTGTTTGCCCGGCCAGCAGGATACAATGCAACGGTCAAACATATCGGAAAAACGTATCCTAACCGGCCTATCTATATCTTTATGAATACAAGGTTTAACAATATGAATCCTGATGATTTTGTGACCAACCAGTGGTTTGATTCTTCCTTTGTTAACCGGAATAAGAAAGCCGCCCCAAACACGAAACTGCGCCTTCGTTAGCGCACACATTGCCCCGCCGTTCGTAAAACGGTATCTTGTAAACCACGCTTTTTAAACCCTTACGAAACGGAATGGAACGTCTTTTTCTTTTAGATGGCATGGCTTTGGCTTATCGTGCCCACTTTGCCTTTGCAACCCGTCCTTTGATCAACAAAAAAGATATGGACACAAGTGCCTGTTACGGCTTCGTGGGAACCATGCTCAGCCTGATCGAGCGGGAAAAGCCTGAACATATTGCAGTGGTAATGGATGCACCCGGGCCAAATTTCCGCGACGAGATTTACGAAAAATACAAGGGACATCGCCCACCGATGCCAGATCCGCTGCGCATCGCTTTGCCCTTTATTAAGGACTTGGTGAAGGCATTCGATATTCCGATGCTCGAAATTCCGGGCTACGAGGCCGATGATGTGATTGGAACACTGGCCAAACGAGCAGAGGCAGAAGGCCAACATGCCGTTATTGTCTCGCCGGACAAAGACTTCCGACAACTCTTGGGGCCGGGAGTTTCTATCCTGCGTCCTACCCGAAAAGACGAAGAGTTTGACTGGATTACGGAAGAAAGATTCCGAACTGAATATGGCTTAGCGCCTGTTAAGTTTATTGATGTATTGGCGCTATTGGGCGATACTGCCGATAATGTTCCGGGTGTGCCCGGCATCGGCGAAAAAACAGCACCTTCGCTCATCCAGCAGTATGGCTCTGTCGAAAACCTCTTAGACCATGCCGCCGAAGTCTCCGCAAAACGGGTACGGGAAGGCTTGTTGAACAACCGTGACCAAGCCATCATGTCCAAACTCTTGGTGACCATACATACCGAAGTTGCGCTTGATCTGGACTGGCAAACGCTCATCCGGACGAAGCCCGACATGGAGGAAATCGGGCGGCTATTTGATGAATTGGAGTTCGGAAAAACCCTGCGTGGACGCATCCACCGATACGCACAAACCTTCACTCCGACGCCAGCCGGGAGCCAAGCGAACCTTTTTGGCGGTTTTGATCTCCCGACATCGGGTTTAACCGATATTTTAGTCCATACCGATGAGTTTAGTTTTGACGGGGAAAAAGTGCAATATCATCTCCTTTCCGATTCGGCAGCACAACGTGTACTTGGCGAACGCTTGAACCAAGCGACCGAGTTCTGTTTTGATACCGAAACGACCGGAACGGATGCCATGCGTGCGGAATTGGTGGGCTGCTCGGTCTCGCTCGCAGAAGCTGAAGCCTTTTACTTGCCAACCTTAGACGAAACCGCAACACAGGCGGTACTTGCTGTACTTAAACCCGCCTTAGAAAACCCAAACATTACAACGTGTGGCCAAAATGTGAAGTACGACTTGTTGATGATGAAACGTTATGGTATTAACCTGAAAGGTCCCATTTTTGATACGATGGTGGCGCATTTCCTGCTCAGTCCAGATGGGCAGCATGGTTTGGATGCCATCAGTATGGAGGTCTTAAACTATAAAAAAATACCAACTTCGGCACTCTTAGGCGAGGGAAAGAAAAACCAAAAAACCATGCGCGAGGTTCCGGTAGAAGACGTTTCTAACTATGCCTGCGAAGATGCCGACATCACGCTCCGGCTTGCACAGCACTTGCGTAATCGTCTAACGGAAGAAGGCTTAATGCCGCTTGCCGAAGAAGTGGAAATGCCCTTGGTTCCGGTGCTTGCCCAAATGGAAGCCAATGGGATTTTGGTGGATGTAGAGGCGCTTAAAGAGTACTCGGTGCAGTTGGCCGCAAAGTTGATTGAGATGGAACAGCAAATTTACATCTCGGCTGGTGGGACGTTCAATATTGGCTCTCCAAAACAACTGGGGGAAGTCCTATTTGATCGTCTAAAATTGCCAAGTGGAAAAAAAACGGCCACTGGACAGTACTCCACCGATGAACGGGTGTTACAAGAGTTGGCTGTAGAGCATGATTTGCCAGCGCTCATTTTGGATTGGCGTAAATTCTCTAAACTCAAAAGCACCTATGTGGACGCCCTACCGACGTATGCAAACCCCGCCACAGGACGTATCCATACGAGCTTTCACCAAACGATTGCCGCCACCGGACGTCTGGCCTCCTCCAATCCCAACCTGCAAAATATCCCCATTCGGTCTGGCGAAGGACGCGAAATCCGCCGTGCGTTTATAGCCTCTCCAGGTCATGTGTTGCTCTCGGCGGACTATTCGCAAATTGAACTACGCATCATTGCTCATATGTCCAACGACGAGGGTCTAAGCGAGACGTTTAGGCGGAACGACGATATCCACACCGCCGCTGCTGCACTCATTTTTAAAGTAAATCCCGAAGACGTAACCCGTCTGCAACGAAATCGTGCCAAAGAGGTGAACTATGGCATCCCCTACGGAATTTCTGCCTTCGGACTTTCCCAGCGGATGCGGATTCCACGAAGCGAGGCCCAATTTTTGATTGACGGGTATCATGCAAGCTATCCGGGGGTGGCTAAACTTATCTTGAACCTCATCGAAGAGGCGCGGAAGAAAGGCTATGCCGAAACCCTCAAGGGACGCCGCCGCTACCTGAAAGACATCCACGCTACAAATCGGCAACTGAGACAAGCCGCAGAACGGGTGGCGGTGAATATGCCTATCCAAGGGTCGCAGGCGGATATGATTAAAATTGCCATGATCCGGCTCCAAAAAAGGCTCGAAGAAGAAAACCTAAAAAGCCGCATGGTGCTTCAAGTACACGACGAATTACTTTTTGAAGTGCCTGAAAATGAGGTGGATTATCTGAAAACCATTGTTCACAAAGAGATGCAAGAAGCATTGCCCCTTTCTGTTCCCGTAGAAATTGGGATGGGTGTAGGCGAAAATTGGTTAGACGCGCATTAAATCCGATAGGTGGTTGCCGAGAGAAAAAGTGTATAAGTCTTTTATCATCAAAACGTTGTAAGCCATAAAACAGCGTGCGTTAAGGGTTAATTGTGCTAAGGGGCGGTTAAATTTTACACTGCTACCAAGATCACGCTACTACCTCCTTATTGTTCTAATCATCACGATAGCTTTTAGATCGGAAAGCCATGCGCTACAATCCCTAAATCGTGTTTTGCCCGCGCTTCAGGACTAAAGTCGTTTGTGGTGGCTGTTACAGAAAACCCCACGCTGAAGCACCTGGTTAATTCCAAACCGGAAAGCATGATGTGGAAATATTGCTCGCCTGAATAAAGACCTAAAGCAAGCAAGAATAATGCTTAGTAAAACAGTAAGGTTCTCCCTTAGCGCTATACATTATGCGATATTAACTCTGTCCTTCAATGGGGAGCTAAGAACACTCAATAACAAAAAGGTTTTAGCCCTGAACGATCACCCAGTGTGTGCTGTGTGTTGGAAATGACTTTCTATGATGATGCTGGGGTTGTGCAAAAGTTGTTCTAAAGAAAAAAGCGATAACTCTTTTTACACAGCCCGAACATATTTCTATGGGCCGCGATAGTTGGCTGAGTGTAGCTAAAACTCGTCAGATTTTTCTAAGGGCCGCCTTACCATCCGAGACGGATGTAGAAAATTTCGTGATTGCGCAATTTGGTAAAAAAGTAGATGAATCTCAATGAGCTAATTCATTTAATCACAATAGTTTAAAACCCGTAAATCACGTTAAAACAAGAAGATTTGTCGCTTTTGATGGCGGTTAATCGTCAAAAATACGTCTGTATTCACATGGGATTCAAGAAAACGGGTTTGACGTTCCATATTTTGACAATCTGATGATAGAAACCCACCGACTCTTGAATCAGGCATTAAATAATACTTTCTTAAAAGCCTTTTTAGGCAGTACACTTTTTTGTTAGATACAAAATGATGTAGATTGTAGAACAAGAAATGTACTTTTAGCCCTTAACCCGTTCTGGACATAAACGCTTTTAATATGCCATCTAACGGAACGATAAACCTCCGACGCGGATTCGACATTAAGTTGGAGGGAGTTGCCCCAAAAAAACTCACTGAACTCCCCATTTCGGCCTTGGTTGCCGTTCAACCGCCAGATTTCCTGCACGTCACACCGAAAATGGTGGTCAAGCAGGGCGATGAAGTCCAAGCTGGCGCACCACTTTTCCACGACAAAGACCATCCGGAAGTGTTCTTCACGTCGCCAGTGAGTGGCGAGGTGGTGGAAATTGTACGCGGTGAAAAACGACGGATTTTGGAAGTACGCATCCTTGCAGATAAAAATGCAACCTCTCGCGCGTTCCCAAGGGCCAATCCGGCCACGTTGTCGCGAGAGCAGGTGGTGAATCGCTTGTTAGACAGTGGTGCGTGGGTGTTTATCCGCCAACGCCCCTATTCCTTGATTGCCCGCCCAACCGAAACCCCGAAAGCCATTTTTATCTCGGGTTTTGATTCCGCGCCACTTGCGCCCGATCTGGGATTTATGCTGGAACATGCGGGAAGCAATTTTCAAACGGGTTTAGACGCACTTGCTAAACTGACCAATGGCAAAGTACATCTTGGATTGCCGACCAATGCGTCATCGGTATTACAACAAGCACAAGGCGTAACCCAAACAGTCTTCAATGGCCCACATCCGGCTGGTAATGTTGGGGTGCAAATCCACCACGTTGACCCTATCAATCCGCAGGAGGTGGTCTGGTACATTCACGTACAAGACGTGGTGAATATCGGGCGCTTGTTTGCTGAAGGGGTGTATCGTCCGGAGCGGATTGTTGCGCTTACTGGCACCGAGGCCACCGAACGTGGGTACTTCCGAACTATTCAAGGGGTTCATCTAAAAGAGTTGCTCCAAAATCGGGTAAATACCGATAATGTCCGTTTGATACAAGGTAATGTGCTCACCGGACATAAAACCAACAGCAATGCCTTTTTATCGGCGTATGCGCACCAAATTACCGCCATTCCTGAAGGCAATGAATATGAGTTTATGGGTTGGCTTACACCCGGCTTTAATAAACTTAGCCGCTCTCGTACCTTCTTCTCTTGGCTCAATAAGAACAAGTCCTACCGCTTAAACACGAATACGAGGGGCGAGGAGCGTGCCTTTGTGGTCACAGGTGAGTATGAAAAGGTACTGCCTATGGACATTTTGCCCACCTATTTGCTCAAGGCCATCCTCGCAAACGATATCGAAAAAATGGAGCAATTGGGCATCTACGAAGTTTCGGAAGAAGACTTTGCCCTTTGTGAGTTTGTTTGTACCTCTAAAATTAATGTTCAGAAAATCATTTCTGACGGTTTGGAGATGATTCGCAAAGAAGGGTAAGCCCAACACATTCAACCTACAACAAAAAAATACGTGAAAGCACTCCGTAATTTGTTAGACAAAGTTCAGCCCAACTTTGAAAAAGGCGGGAAATTAGAAAAATTCCATGCCGCCTATAACGCCATCGAGACCTTTTTGTTTGTACCCAACCATACCACCCATGGCGGGGTACATGTTCGGGATGCGGTAGATCTGAAACGTACCATGTTTACCGTAATTATCGCCCTGCTCCCTACCTTGGTCTTTGGCATGTGGAATACTGGGTATCAGCACTACCAAGCCTTTGGTATGGAAAGCAGCCACATAGATAACCTCTTGTTTGGTCTCATCAAAATAATGCCTTTGATCATTGTCTCGTATGGCGCTGGTCTTGGGGTAGAGATTTTGTTTGCCCAAATGCGTGGCCATGCTGTGAATGAGGGCTACTTGGTAACGGGTATGCTCATCCCGCTCTCCCTCCCTGTAACCACGCCATTGTGGATGGTAGCCTTAGCAGCCATTTTTTGCGTGGTTCTGGGAAAAGAAGTCTTTGGTGGAACAGGGATGAACTTCATGAACCCAGCACTTTTGGCACGTGCATTCTTGTTCTTTGCTTTTCCTGCATACCTGAGTGGTGAAGTCTGGGTGGACTTAACGCCAGAAGCAGGTCGTGCAGTGGTAGATGGGTATTCTGGTGCAACAGCGCTTGCCGTTGTGGATGCCAATTATACCGCGACACCCTCGGCATGGGACATGTTCATGGGTTTTGAAAAAGGCTCTATTGGCGAAACCAGCACCTTGATGATCCTTATCGGGGCTGCATACCTCATTTTTACGGGTGTCGGTAGTTGGCGAATTATCGTCTCGGTTTTTCTGGGGGGGTACCTGATGGGCTTGTTCATGAATGTCCTTGCTCCGGCAGATGCGCCTACGCATATCATGCACGCACCAGCCTATTATCACCTCATCATGGGGGGATTCGCCTTTGGAGCGGTTTATATGGCCACAGACCCCGTTTCGGCGGCCCAGACAGAGGCGGGGAAATGGATTTATGGCCTTCTGATTGGCGCCTTTACCGTAACGTTGCGGGTCTTTAATCCGGCTTATCCCGAAGGGATGATGCTAAGTATTTTGTTCTTTAACGTGTTTGCTCCGTTGATAGACCATTTTGTGGTTCAACGTAACATCAATAAACGATTAAAACGTGCACTCCAATAATTACACCTTCGCCTTTGCGGCTATTCTTACAGTAATAGCTGCTGTACTCCTTGCATTTGCCTCGGAAGGTTTACGCCCTCAACAAGAAGCAAATGTCGCACTTGAAAAACGTTCCGATATTCTTCGGGCGGTTCATGCAAAGCCAGAGAACCCAAAAGACGTGGTTTCTTATTACACAAAAAGTGTGGAAGAGACAGTTGTCCATACAAATGGAGAGGTCATTTCGGGCATTAAGGCATTTGACTTGGTTTTGAAAGATGAGTACGAAAAACCAGAACAAGACCGCCAACTCCCGTTGTATGTGTATTCCGGAAAAGACGGTAAAAAATATTACATCATTCCGCTACATGGTGTAGGGCTTTGGGGACCGGTTTGGGGATATGTCTCCGTTAAAGACGACTTTAAAACCGTTTATGGTGCTGTTTTTGACCATAAAGGGGAAACACCCGGTTTGGGGGCGGAAATCTCAACGGAAATGTTTCAAAAACCATTTGAGGGAAAAACCATCTTGGATAAGGACAATAATTTTGTATCGGTTCGGGTGGTGAAAAAAGGCCAAATGACAAGCATTGCCGCAGAACACGTCGTAGATGGTATCTCCGGCGGAACCATAACCTCGAATGGTGTGGATGCCATGTTGCAGAAGTGCCTCAAGCCTTATCTTCCCTACTTTGAAAAACTTAAAACCAAAACCAAGGGATAAACCATGAGTGCAGAGGTTCAAACGCCTGTAAAACAGGCTGCGCCCAAAGAGGCG includes the following:
- the alaS gene encoding alanine--tRNA ligase, with amino-acid sequence MPAPIKTSEQIRQAFLDFFASKDHLIVPSAPLVPKDDNTLMFINSGMAPFKKSFLGTENPPSSRVADTQKCLRVSGKHNDLEEVGVDTYHHTLFEMLGNWSFGDYFKEEAIAWSWELLTEVWGLEPDRLYVTIHEGEAKWGLEEDLEAREIWKKQKGLNPNHILLGSTKDNFWMMGDTGPCGPCSEIHYDGRSDEERRAILGETLVNNDDPRVVEIWNNVFIQYNALPDGNLEKLKNRFVDTGMGFERIVRTIQGKDSNYDTDIFAPLFAKLSALSPRTEILGYDQIEGITADERERIRIAMRVIVDHIRTISFAIADGASPGNDGRGYVIRRILRRAVRYGYQTLGFRTAFMWQLVEALVQKMGTAFPEIVQQRAFIERIIKGEEESFLRTLKTGIDLFQQTADRDGKITGEAAFLLHDTFGFPIDLTELMAREAGLAVDKAGFDAEMQQQKDRARAAAKFKVDQSKVDVWQLIGEDAPDEFVGYDQLSVPNTKIKAMKTTKDTAGNPLYYIALVQTPFYAESGGQVGDTGTLTVNGEIVQVLDTIKLDGRIAHLVDRLPEHADAPVNAVVDAERRGRIAGHHTATHLLHLALRDQLGAHVQQKGSLVAPDRLRFDFSHFEKVTDAQLRSLETQINALIRENLPLQEERQVPISEAQARGAMALFGEKYGDEVRVITFGKSVELCGGTHVDATGKIGMFRFVSEGSVASGIRRIEALVGEAALALVQSELAELDAIRGLLKSKGSVADEVAALQESLKTAEKATAALKLQGLAAQLEALVTKAIEVKGMRLVTGKIEGADGKTLGELAQLLRDKLGNNAVSVIGAHDSEKVFLAATVSDDLVKQGLQAGKLIGQVAKQVGGGGGGRPQLATAGGKQPEKLDGALATVSELL
- a CDS encoding geranylgeranylglyceryl/heptaprenylglyceryl phosphate synthase; protein product: MNTHIYDKLLAIRAEKGTGFIVLIDPDALPPERMLQFLQDCEAAGTDALFLGGSLMHVPWMDRYVQMLKQHTSLPIIGFPGSLTQISGHLDAMLYLSVISGRNPDYLFGQHVYAAPILRKLGLEAISTGYMLIESGALTSAQYMSNSMPLPRKKTNIAVATALAAEMMGMKLLMTDAGSGADDQVPVEMVSGIAASVSIPLCVGGGIRTPKMAESRAIAGASFIVVGNAFEDRADPSFIAEMAIATHEGGRKRLLQTV
- the polA gene encoding DNA polymerase I; the encoded protein is MERLFLLDGMALAYRAHFAFATRPLINKKDMDTSACYGFVGTMLSLIEREKPEHIAVVMDAPGPNFRDEIYEKYKGHRPPMPDPLRIALPFIKDLVKAFDIPMLEIPGYEADDVIGTLAKRAEAEGQHAVIVSPDKDFRQLLGPGVSILRPTRKDEEFDWITEERFRTEYGLAPVKFIDVLALLGDTADNVPGVPGIGEKTAPSLIQQYGSVENLLDHAAEVSAKRVREGLLNNRDQAIMSKLLVTIHTEVALDLDWQTLIRTKPDMEEIGRLFDELEFGKTLRGRIHRYAQTFTPTPAGSQANLFGGFDLPTSGLTDILVHTDEFSFDGEKVQYHLLSDSAAQRVLGERLNQATEFCFDTETTGTDAMRAELVGCSVSLAEAEAFYLPTLDETATQAVLAVLKPALENPNITTCGQNVKYDLLMMKRYGINLKGPIFDTMVAHFLLSPDGQHGLDAISMEVLNYKKIPTSALLGEGKKNQKTMREVPVEDVSNYACEDADITLRLAQHLRNRLTEEGLMPLAEEVEMPLVPVLAQMEANGILVDVEALKEYSVQLAAKLIEMEQQIYISAGGTFNIGSPKQLGEVLFDRLKLPSGKKTATGQYSTDERVLQELAVEHDLPALILDWRKFSKLKSTYVDALPTYANPATGRIHTSFHQTIAATGRLASSNPNLQNIPIRSGEGREIRRAFIASPGHVLLSADYSQIELRIIAHMSNDEGLSETFRRNDDIHTAAAALIFKVNPEDVTRLQRNRAKEVNYGIPYGISAFGLSQRMRIPRSEAQFLIDGYHASYPGVAKLILNLIEEARKKGYAETLKGRRRYLKDIHATNRQLRQAAERVAVNMPIQGSQADMIKIAMIRLQKRLEEENLKSRMVLQVHDELLFEVPENEVDYLKTIVHKEMQEALPLSVPVEIGMGVGENWLDAH
- a CDS encoding DNA-3-methyladenine glycosylase; translation: MPISHEQVQKAQPLAAAFFNRHPLEVAPDLIGKTVVFWSPEDVLLAGRIVETEAYRWDEAGCHAWKNVHPDGKLRDPSLISAALFDRPGTSYVYISYGLHWMLNVVCEPEGIGGGVLIRAIEPVLGVAAMQKNRVGVKNPKDLTNGPGKLCQALGINVSHHRKSLQEKPLILAESLDEVAPHIGHSTRIGLAKGMGDDLPWRFFETQSRFVSKGKVSHF